ACGGAGCTCAGCATATGTCACGCACCATCCTGGTCACCGGCGGCGGAACCGGCATCGGACGCGCCGTCGCCCACCACTTCGCGGACCGTGGCGACGACGTCCTCGTCACCGGCCGGCGCCTCGCACCCCTGGAGGAGACCGCGGCCGGCCGGGGAACCGTACGCCCGCTGGTGTGCGACCACACCGACCCCGGGTCGCTCACCGAGCTGCTCGACCGGCTCCCCGAGCGGATCGACGTCCTGGTCAACAACGCCGGCGGCAACACCGACTTCGACACCGACGCGGCCACCGACCTGGCGTCCTGGGCCCGGGACTTCCGCGCCAACCTCGACGCGAACCTGGTCAGCGCCGCCCTGACCACCCGGGCGCTGGACGGACGGCTGGCGGCCGGCGGCGCGGTCGTCCACCTCGGGTCGATCGCCGCCGACCAGGGTGCCGGCTCCTACGGGGCGGCCAAGGCCGGCCTCGCCTCCTGGAACGTCGAACTGTCCCGGACCCTCGGCCCCCGCGACATCACCGCCAACGTCGTCGCACCGGGCTATATCGCCGACACCGAATTCTTCCGCGACCGGCTCACCGACGAGCGCCGCGACCAGCTGGTGGCGAACGCGGCGGTGGGCCGCGCGGGGAGCCCGGAAGACATCGCGGGAACGGTGGCCTTCCTGGCGTCACCTGCGGCCCGGCACCTCACCGGCCAGGTCCTGAACGTCAACGGCGGGACCCGCACCACCCGTTGACGCCGGCCCGCCCGTACGGGGCGTGGCGGTGCGCCCTACGCGCCGCCGCCCTCCGTGAGCCGGGCCGGGAAACCGCCGGTCGCGACCGGCCCCCAGCGCAGCGGCGTCACCCGGATCAGCGACTTGCCCTGCTTGCGCATCGCCTCCCGGTACTGGTCCCAGTCCGGGTGCTCACCGGCGATGTTGCGGTAGTACTCGACGAGCGGCTCGATCGAATCCGGGGTATCGATGATCTCGGCCTCGCCGTCGATCTGCACCCACGGACCGTTCCACTCGTCCGACAGCACGATGACGCTGACCGAGGACACCCGGCGGGCGTTACGGACCTTGGCGCGCTCCGGGTACGTCGCCATCACCAGCCGCCCGGAGTCGTCCACCCCGCAGGTCAGCGGCGAGCCCTGCGGGGTGCCGTCGCTGCGGCGGGTGAGCAGGATCGCACGGTGCCGGGGGCGGACGAACTCCAGCAGCTCGGGCAGGTCGACACGGGTGTTGGTGGCGGTGGAAGGGCTCATGCGGGCGAGCCTAGGGGGTGTCTCCCACGGAGAGCGGGGAGACACCCCCTGGGGCGTGGAGCGCCCTCGAAGGCGGAGCGGCGCACCGGACCGGCCGCCGCGGCGGACCGGCGGTCAGCCCTTGAGGAGGTCCTTGCCGGTGGCCGCGTCCACGACCTTGCGGTCGCCCAGCGCGCTCTTGAGCCGCACCTTCACCTTGTCGGTCGCCAGCTGCTCGGTGCACATCCCCTTGGAGCTCTTCCGCTTGCCCCAGCCGGTGATCACCACCAGGTCCTTCGACTCATGGCTGCGGGCGCCGAAGCGGACATCGCAGGCGCTGTGCCCGACGGTGACGGTGATCTCGCGTACTCCCGTGTTCTTGGGCCGGTCCGCGCCGGCCAGCGGCAGCAGCGCCTGCTTCCGCCCGGAGACCGGGTCGACCTTCGGCCAGTGCCGCACGATCTGGTCCGCGCGCTGCTCGAAGGCGTCCGGCTTCTTCGGCGGCGGCGCGCTGCCCACGGTCTGCTGCTTCTGGCCGCAGCCGGACAGCACGGCGGTGCCGGACACCGCCAGGGCGAGCACGGTGGTGAGGGTACGGGTGCGGGAGAGGTGGGATCCTCGCATGACATGCCTCCTTGGTTCGGCGATGAGACGCACCAAAGGCAAGACAGGTTCCGGCCGCCTTCCGCCCTCGTGTGCCGGGACGCTTCCGCTCCGCGCTCAATCCGCCCACGGCGCAAAGCCGGTGGCCACCGGCTCTGTGCTCGCTAGCGTCCAGGCCATGGACGCACTCACCGAGATCACCCCCACCGTCTGGCAACTCGCCTTCCCCGTCGGGCATGTGTACCTCGTCGCCCTCCCCGACGACGGATACGCCGCCATCGACACCGGCGTCCCCGGCTCGGCCCCCGCCGTCCTCGGCGCACTGGCCCGGCTCGGCGGCCGGCCGGACCAGCTGCGGCAGATCGTGCTCACCCACTCCCACATCGACCACATGGGCTCCGCCGCCGACCTGGTCGACGCCACCGGCGCCCGCGTACTGGCCGGCGCGCTGGACGCCCCGTACATCCGCGGCACCGCACCCGAACCCGCGCCGGTGTTCAGCCCCGCGGAGCGGTCGCTGTTCGAAGGGATCATGGCTGATTTCGCGGCCGCCGGGATCCCGCCGCTGCGCCCTGTCGAGGTCGATGTCGCCCTGCACGAGGGGGACACCCTCGACGGCTGGCCGGAGCCGGTGCGGGTGCTGCACGTCCCCGGCCACACACCCGGCGGGATCGCGCTGCACCTCCCCGAGAGCCGGCTGCTCTTCCCCGGCGACATCATCGGCGCCACCCCCGACGGCACCCGGGCGGTCCTCGGCCCCGGCAATGTCGCACGCGAGGAGGCCATCGCCTCCTTCCGGCGGCTCGCCGCCCTCGACGAGGTCGACACGGTGTGCGTCCCGCACGGCGTCCCGCTGCGCACCGGAGCCCGGGACGTCCTGGCCGCGGCCACCCCCGAGAAGGACTGGCAATGAGGGCGCCGGACGGCCGCGGCACGCCGCCCGGCGCTCGGGCCGTCACCGTGCCGCTGACCGTGCGCGATCTGACACCCGCCGATCTGCCGGCCTGCGGCTGGTCCGGATCGCCGCTCCATCTGGCGCATGTGGAGCGGGAGTTGGTGAGGGCCCGGCTCGGCGAAGTGGACTATCTCGCGGTCTGCCCGCCCTCCGGGGAGCCGGTCGCGATCGGCGGGGTCGACCACCGCGCACGGCCGGACGCGGGCCTGCTGTGGCAGCTCGCGGTGCTGCCCGCCCTCCAGTCGTGCGGTATCGGGAGTGTCCTGATCGCCGCGGCCGAAGAGCGGATACGCGGCCGCGGGGTGCACCGTGCCGAACTCGCCGTGGAGGAGGACAATCCGCGGGCGCGCGCCCTCTACGAGCGGCTGGGCTACCGGGCGTACGGGCGGCAGCCCGAGGCCTGGGACGCGCAGGGGCCGGACGGGGTGGTGCGCCGGTACGAGACGATGTGCACGCTGATGCGCAAGGAGCTGTAGCGGCGCCCGCGGCCGTCGCTTCAGCCCGACTCGCGGGCCATGACGTGGAAGGTGCCCAGCCGGTGGGTCTCGGGCGGGGCGGCCGGGTCGAGGAGCAGGTCGGCGACCAGGCCGGCGATCCGCTCCGGGGGTGTGATCTCGGCGCGGACACTGGTCAGCCGGGGGCGCAGCAGCCGCGCCGGCAGCAGATCGTCCACGCCGACCACCGCGAGGCGGTCCGGGCCTTCGGCGCCGACGGTGTGGCCGGCGTCCTGGAGGGCGCGCATCAGCAGCATCGCGTACTCGTCGTTGTACCCGAACACCGCGTCCAGACCCAGCTCCGGCCAGGCGGCGGCCAGTTCCGCCGCGGACTCCTCGGTGCGGGCGAGGTCGAGCGGGCGCACCTGTGCGCCGGGGTGCGCGGCGGCCGCGGCCCGTACGCCCGCCAGCCGGAGCTCCGCGCAGTCCGCCGGCCCCGGCTCGGCGGGCCGCACCACCCCGATCCGCCGGCGGCCGCGGGCCAGGAGGTGTTCACCGGCCCGGAGTCCGGCCTCCCGCTGGTCGAGGAGGAGGGTGTGGGCGCCGGCTGGCGCCGACCGGCCGAGGACCAGGACCGCGGCGGTGCCGGCGCGGTGCAGCAGCTCGACGGCGGGCGCGTCCAGCGGCGGTCCGTACAGGTTCAGTACGGCGGCGGGCCGCAGTTCGGCCCAGGCGCGGGCGGCCGCCATGGGGGAGTGCGCGGGCGCACCGTGCAGCACGCCGGTGTAGCCGAGGCGGTGCAGCGCGGTCTGGAAACCGGCCAGGAAGCGGGTGATGAGGGGGCCGAAGACCTCGGCGGCGTCGGCGGGGGCGGCCAGCAGTACGATGCGGCCCCGGCCGGCCCGCAGACTGCGGGCGGCGGCGTGCGGCACATACCCCAGTTCCTCGGCGGCGGCCCGGACCCTGGCCTGGGTGCGCTCGCCGACCCGCCCGGCGGCCTGCCCGTTCAGGACGTAGGAGACCGTCGCGCGCGAGACCCCGGCGCGACGGGCAACCGCCGCACTGGTCGGGGGTGTTGGGGTGGCCCGTGGGCCGGCTCGGTCAGTCATCCTGCCGGGCATCCTCGCACAGCGGAAATCTCCGGCGGGTCGGGGCGGAGCGCGCTCCCCCGCTCAACTGACACGTGTAACGTCTGGCCGGTGTGAACCGGCCCGGGGAACGGGACCGGACCATCGGGAGTCGGAGAGCGCGGGAACCGAAGAGAGGCAGGGGCATGCAGTTGCACACCCACGAATGGGGCACCGGCGAACGCGTCGCGGTGCTGGTCCACGGTCTGATGTCCGATCACCGCACCTGGAACCGGGTCGGTCCGGCGCTCGCCGGCCGGGGCTACCGGGTGCTCGCCGTCGATCTGCGCGGCCACGGCCGCAGCCCGCGCGGCGAGTACGGCACCGAGCTGTTCGCCGAGGACCTCGTGGAGACCCTGCCCGCCGCCCCCGAGGTCGTCATCGGGCATTCACTGGGCGCGCTGGCGCTGTCCCTGGCGGTGGAGCGGCTGCAGCCACGGCGGGCGGTGTACTGCGATCCGGCCTGGTCGCTCGCCCGGCTCGGACAGCCCGTCGACCCGGCCCTGTTCGTCGCGTTCAAGAGGGCCGACCGGGAGATGGTGCGGACCTTCAATCCGCGCTGGAGCGACGCCGATGTCGATCTCGAACTGGCCACGGTCGCGGACTGGGACACCGGGACCGCCCTCGCACTGTCCGCCGTCCATCTGCAGGACCACACGCCCCAGAAGCCGGTCGTCCCGTCCCTGGTGCAGTTCGCGGGGGAGGGGTTCCTCTTCTCCGAGCAGGCGGCGGCCGAGCTGACCGAGCGGGGCTTCGAGGTGCGTACGGTGCCCCGCACGGGACACACCATCCACCGCGACGACTTCGACGGCTTCATGGCGGGCCTGGAGGGCTGGGTCTAGGAACCGGACCGCGAGCCTTGGGGCAAGTCGGCTTTCCGTCAGGTATCGCAGTCCAGCAGCGTCTTGCACAGCCCGCAGCGTGCCTGGAGCCGGCCGCGGACCGGGACCCGGATCCGCTGATGGCAGGCGGGGCACGGGAACGACACCCGCAGGGGCGACGGGCCCTCGAAGGCATAGCCCTCACCGGCGGCGGGCGGCCGGCCCGCGCGCCGCGGGTCCTGTGCCGCCCGGCGGTCCTTGGCGTAGCGCAGCCGGGCGGCCCACCCCGCGTCGGCGAGCGGCGGCCGGCGCAGGTCCTGGCGGGCCCGTGCCGCGCCCGCCGTGTACGCGTCGTACGCCTGCGGGCTGGTGAACCACGGCGCCGGGTCCTCCCCGAAGAACCGGGCCCGCTTGGCGAGGACATAGCCGAACTCCTCCGGCGTCAGATAGCCCAGCTTCTGCGAGAACGGGCCGTGCTCGCGGTAGGCGTCCAGCAGCAGCCAGCCCGCGCCGAGATAGGCGGCGGCGGTGTCGGTGAGGATCTCGTTGTCGCGGGTGCCGGGGAACGCCAGGTCCAGGCGGTGAAGGTAGACATGCATCACCTCATGGGCCAGCGCGGCGCCGATGTCCTTGCGGTGCTTGGTGAAGCGCTCGTTGAGCTCGATGAAGTACTCCGGCCCCGCGGTGAGTTCGACATTCGCGGCGTGCTCCATCTCGCGGAAGGTGATGACTGCCCGCGCATCCGGCAGATGCAGTTGCCGGACCATGGCGCGGGCCACCCGCTGTGCGCCCAGATGCAGGTCCTCGGTCTCGTCGAAGGCCACATCGACGGGCAGCACGCTGGTGCCGAAGGTGCTCACCGTGTCGTACGAAAGGCGTTTGAACAGCGCGTGGACGGCCGCGCGCACCGTGTCGAGGTGGGGGTATCCGTGCTCGATCTCTCTGCCGCCCGTGGTCACCCGGCCACTGTACGGGGGGCCGGGAAAGTCCGGTATGAACCGTACGGGGCGTGGCGCGTACGGGAGTTGGCCGGATGCGCACCCTTGTCACCCTGATCGGCCACTCCACATAATCACAGGGCGCTGTACGGACTCATCCCCCACTGGGTCCGGACGCCTCACGGCGTGCTGTCGTCCTCCATGTGCTGTGCGCGACGGCCACGTCCGGCTCCGGTGTTGGCATGGGCTCGTCATCGACGTGCAACCCCCCACGAAAGGAAGCCCGTTGCGCACCTACCGGAAGCACCTCAAGAGAGCCACCGCCGTCGGCGCGGTCGCCCTGGCCGCCTTCAGCCTCCAGCCCGGCTCGGCCTCGGCCGCGCCCGCCCCGGAACCCTCCACCAAGGTCGTCGGCGGCACCAAGGCCGACCAGGGTGAATTCCCCTTCATGGTCCGGCTGTCGATGGGCTGTGGCGGAGCCCTCTACGCCAAGGACATCGTGCTCACCGCGGCGCACTGCGTCGACGGGAGCGGCGACAACACCTCCATCACCGCCACCGCCGGCGTGGTCGACCTGGAGGACTCCGCCGCCGTCAAGGTCAATTCCACCAAGGTCCTCCAGGCCCCCGGCTACAACGGCAAGGGCAAGGACTGGGCGCTGATCAAGCTCGCCAAGCCGATAGACCAGCCCACCCTGAAGATCGCCGAGGACGACAAGCTCAACAACGGCGACTTCACCATCGCCGGCTGGGGCGCCGACAAGGAAGGCGGCGAGCAGCAGCGCTACCTCCTCAAGGCGACCGTGCCGTTCGTCGACGACGCCGCCTGCAAGAAGGCCTACGGCGACCAGCTGACCCCCGGTGACGAGATCTGCGCCGGCAAGCTGGACACCGGCGGCACCGACACCTGCCAGGGCGACTCCGGTGGCCCGATGTTCCGCAAGGACGACGCCGGCAAGTGGCTCCAGGTCGGCATCGTCTCCTGGGGCGAGGGCTGCGCACGACCCGGCAAGCCCGGTGTCTACAGCGAGGTGAGCGCCTTCGCCGCCGACATCAAGAAGGCCGCGGGCGAACTGGGCGGCTGACCGCCCCCCCGCACACCGGGGCCCGGGGAGCCGCCCCCCGGGCCCTTCGCAGGGGGGCCAAGGACCCGGACCCCGGTCCCGGCCTTTGGTCCCCCCGCTCCAAGGACCTCGGTCCCGCAGCCCCGGGACCGAGTACCGCCTCCCGGCCGGGCCTTGTGCCGTCACGGATGACCGGACGGCCCCTGGGCGGCCTCGCCCGGGCTCCCTAGCGTGAACGGCATGACCACCGAGCCCCGCCGCCGTCCCCCGGCGCCCGACCGCCACCGCCGCACGACGGTCTGCGCCGCACTGCTCCTCGCCGCCTCCGCCGCGGCCCTCGCCTATGTCCTGCTCGGCGGACATCACGACCTCGTCGAGTCGCCGGACGATGTCCCCTCGAACGCGGTCCGGGGCTGAACTGCACCGCCTCACCCGGCGTCGGTCCACCGGACCGGCCCCGGCGGCCCCTGCGCGCATGCCGCGGGCCCCGCGCAGCGGATGGCCGACGAACCTGCCGCGGCACCGCGCCGCGGCCAAGGCCGGCCCGGCGCTGCTCCTGCTGCTCCTCGTCGGTCTGGAAGCCGTGGGGATGGCCCACCAGCCCGCCCGGCCGCACGCGACCATGGCGGCCATCGCCGTCGCGGTCTGTCTGTGCGCGGTGCCCTCCGCCCGGATCCCGCTGACCGTCCGGGCCGCCGCCGCGGCCGTGATCTCGCTGACGGGATCGGCGGTGCTGCTCGCCGGACCGCACCCCGCGCAGGTATGGGGCCTGGGCGAGGGCCTCGCCCTGCTCCTGCTGCTCGCCGGTGTGGTCCGCCGGGCGCCCGCCCGCACCGCCGCCGTCCTCGGCCCGCTGCTGGGCCTGGCCTGCGTCCTCACCCCGCTGCGGGACCTCCGGCCGGGCATCTTCACCGTCGTCCAGGCGGTGCTCACCGTGGTCGTCGCCGCCTACTCGCTGACCCTGCGCCGGCAGGACGCCCAGCGGCTGCGCGACCTCGCGGCGGTCCGGGCCGCCGAGCGCCTGGAACTGGCACGGGAACTGCACGACCTGGTCGCCCACCACGTCACCGGCATCGTCGTCCAGGCCCGCGCCGCCCG
This genomic stretch from Streptomyces nigrescens harbors:
- a CDS encoding SDR family NAD(P)-dependent oxidoreductase; the encoded protein is MSRTILVTGGGTGIGRAVAHHFADRGDDVLVTGRRLAPLEETAAGRGTVRPLVCDHTDPGSLTELLDRLPERIDVLVNNAGGNTDFDTDAATDLASWARDFRANLDANLVSAALTTRALDGRLAAGGAVVHLGSIAADQGAGSYGAAKAGLASWNVELSRTLGPRDITANVVAPGYIADTEFFRDRLTDERRDQLVANAAVGRAGSPEDIAGTVAFLASPAARHLTGQVLNVNGGTRTTR
- a CDS encoding PPOX class F420-dependent oxidoreductase, which encodes MSPSTATNTRVDLPELLEFVRPRHRAILLTRRSDGTPQGSPLTCGVDDSGRLVMATYPERAKVRNARRVSSVSVIVLSDEWNGPWVQIDGEAEIIDTPDSIEPLVEYYRNIAGEHPDWDQYREAMRKQGKSLIRVTPLRWGPVATGGFPARLTEGGGA
- a CDS encoding MBL fold metallo-hydrolase; the protein is MDALTEITPTVWQLAFPVGHVYLVALPDDGYAAIDTGVPGSAPAVLGALARLGGRPDQLRQIVLTHSHIDHMGSAADLVDATGARVLAGALDAPYIRGTAPEPAPVFSPAERSLFEGIMADFAAAGIPPLRPVEVDVALHEGDTLDGWPEPVRVLHVPGHTPGGIALHLPESRLLFPGDIIGATPDGTRAVLGPGNVAREEAIASFRRLAALDEVDTVCVPHGVPLRTGARDVLAAATPEKDWQ
- a CDS encoding GNAT family N-acetyltransferase, with the translated sequence MRAPDGRGTPPGARAVTVPLTVRDLTPADLPACGWSGSPLHLAHVERELVRARLGEVDYLAVCPPSGEPVAIGGVDHRARPDAGLLWQLAVLPALQSCGIGSVLIAAAEERIRGRGVHRAELAVEEDNPRARALYERLGYRAYGRQPEAWDAQGPDGVVRRYETMCTLMRKEL
- a CDS encoding LacI family DNA-binding transcriptional regulator, with product MTDRAGPRATPTPPTSAAVARRAGVSRATVSYVLNGQAAGRVGERTQARVRAAAEELGYVPHAAARSLRAGRGRIVLLAAPADAAEVFGPLITRFLAGFQTALHRLGYTGVLHGAPAHSPMAAARAWAELRPAAVLNLYGPPLDAPAVELLHRAGTAAVLVLGRSAPAGAHTLLLDQREAGLRAGEHLLARGRRRIGVVRPAEPGPADCAELRLAGVRAAAAAHPGAQVRPLDLARTEESAAELAAAWPELGLDAVFGYNDEYAMLLMRALQDAGHTVGAEGPDRLAVVGVDDLLPARLLRPRLTSVRAEITPPERIAGLVADLLLDPAAPPETHRLGTFHVMARESG
- a CDS encoding alpha/beta fold hydrolase — protein: MQLHTHEWGTGERVAVLVHGLMSDHRTWNRVGPALAGRGYRVLAVDLRGHGRSPRGEYGTELFAEDLVETLPAAPEVVIGHSLGALALSLAVERLQPRRAVYCDPAWSLARLGQPVDPALFVAFKRADREMVRTFNPRWSDADVDLELATVADWDTGTALALSAVHLQDHTPQKPVVPSLVQFAGEGFLFSEQAAAELTERGFEVRTVPRTGHTIHRDDFDGFMAGLEGWV
- a CDS encoding S1 family peptidase gives rise to the protein MRTYRKHLKRATAVGAVALAAFSLQPGSASAAPAPEPSTKVVGGTKADQGEFPFMVRLSMGCGGALYAKDIVLTAAHCVDGSGDNTSITATAGVVDLEDSAAVKVNSTKVLQAPGYNGKGKDWALIKLAKPIDQPTLKIAEDDKLNNGDFTIAGWGADKEGGEQQRYLLKATVPFVDDAACKKAYGDQLTPGDEICAGKLDTGGTDTCQGDSGGPMFRKDDAGKWLQVGIVSWGEGCARPGKPGVYSEVSAFAADIKKAAGELGG
- a CDS encoding sensor histidine kinase, producing the protein MPRAPRSGWPTNLPRHRAAAKAGPALLLLLLVGLEAVGMAHQPARPHATMAAIAVAVCLCAVPSARIPLTVRAAAAAVISLTGSAVLLAGPHPAQVWGLGEGLALLLLLAGVVRRAPARTAAVLGPLLGLACVLTPLRDLRPGIFTVVQAVLTVVVAAYSLTLRRQDAQRLRDLAAVRAAERLELARELHDLVAHHVTGIVVQARAARYTALDGPPAGATFERIETAGSEALGAMRRLVRVLREDGARAHPLAGLAEVRAMTDTFSRTGPPVVLALETGAANALPAEVAAAVHRIVREALTNIRKHAADATAVRIGLRSVPRGVELRVANDGGAPARLSEQARGGGFGLAGLTERAEAMGGRLTAGPAPEGGWELTAVLPLDGGATA